The stretch of DNA aaaaatcttttttgtaTTGCTCCTGCCTACTCGAGCAAAGTCCATAGAAGCTGGAAGCTGTGAGGGAACGGCTATACGAGCTACTATCCCAATGCGTTCCATCGGATGTTATATTCCGTCGATTAGTACATAATCTgagcaaaaattttaaattttaaatcgaAATCTATATCATTTCAACTTGATTTTACCTATTCTTCCAATGTATTTCGATGCGCAATAAATGATTTGCTGCGGAAACTATAACTTTCATAAccatttgttgtttttgtttttgttttaattacACAATTGTCTGACTGCTACGATGAAAGTTCGATATTCGAAATTCACCGCCCTTTAGGATTTGAGGTGAACGGGCAGAATGCAAAATATTCGAACTCGATCGAATTGTGAAATCCAATCAATCCAATCGCCGATTGTGAACCGGAATGAGAGTGAATATAAGACACTTGAGAAAAACTAACCAAAAGCCACAAAGAAAAATGTTCCATTTGCTGTACTTTCAATTTAGATGTTCGGTTGaagcttttttgagaaaaatatcgcACACGTATTGTTGTCGAACCCACCGTGCAACAGCTTGACGCTTGACGGGTGAGTTGGTGAGTCCCGGGAGCCCTGCCTGGCAGCTGTCATCCAGCGAGAGTGAGACGGGATAGTAATATGGCAtaataacaaacaaacaaaacaaacgaaaaagtaAGGATTGTGAAGTGAATAATAGAGCCGAAAAGAATTGATAGTGGATAATAAGGATATTTGAAGGATTAGAAGGATATTGGAATAGACGTGAGGAAAGCGATAAACAGTATGTATAGTAGTATGAAGTATGAAATGGATTCTATTATTGAATAATCGCAGATAGAAATTCGAGGATTAGATTGGAGGTTGGAGAAAATATTTCTCCAGGAAAGCGCAAGCTAAAATGTGACGAAAAATGTACAATGTAAACGAAAGTCAAATTATAAAGCCATAatatatttcagctttgaagctgcCGAAACAGTAACGGCTCCTAAGACGTGTTTGAATTTCCTAACCGGTCTGATTCTCACCAACACGTACAATTTATTACTAAATAAAATATCTCCACAATTCAAAATGAAGTCACGAtcagggctagttattttcgaagctaataaatgtgattgaattttattcatacagctctcacttccactacagtcattttcggtggataaatttcagtgtatcggggtgaagtggaaacgaaatattctctacgcatacagtaacattgattcttttgttccgttcctttcctttttcgttctcttacaagtataaaagcaaaagctttcactgacgattaaaactgcttgaacgggttatattcattttcatttcgcatgttagaggatgcttgctgctttcaaacgtaagttttattttaccaaaatgaatcgtcgcggaccgtgttcaaaattcttcaatcacttgtaaataacatgtttctctgttatttggaatacatgtttgttacagaaaatataataaaatgaaagacggctcagatcggactattcctttctcgagttttagggggcaaggaatatttctatgatttctaccctctctaagggtgaaaggaatagtccgatttgagctgtctttattttattatatttcctatatcaaacatgtattccatgttacgaagaagcatgttatttacaatggattcatttttatgcgttttttgctTGATATTTTTTACGCTATTCGCTCAAAAGTACgctatttttttatgcgatttgcttgaaattacgcgatttttttacacgatttgctcgaaattacgcgattttcgacTAGGTCTGCGCTTTCAGCGTGCCCACGCAGAATTGCGAGCGCACGCACAAACGCATACACAACGCCGGAAGCACGCGCACGCACATACCAAATGCGTgcacaaacacgcacacacacgcgcaaacatgcacaaacatgtgcacaaaaaacgcgagcgcacacaaacatacaaatggacgcacaggtgcgcacaaacgcgcacacacaagcacatacacgcgcacaaaCGTGCACACGCACAGACGCACGTACGGAAAGAAACAAGCACGCAcgtgcacacacgcacacaaatacgtgcacacgtatgcacacacacccacacatgccCACGCACAAAAAACGCGCACACCTGCAcgcaagcaagaaaaaaaacacgcgcaaacgcacgtacacacgcgcacacaaacacgcacaaatgcgcgcaaacacgcctacacatgcccgcgcataaaaaagcgcacactgcatgcaagcaaaaaaaacacGCGCAAACGCACGCGCACCCACGCACACAAACACCCAAAAAACGCgcgaacatacacaaacacccacacaaatacacgtgcacgcacacaaacaagcacaaacacaaacatcgggctgtcgaatactcggctatccggactcgaagctgaccggtatccagtatccgaccaaaccactatccgtttcatcactaatttcacGCTGACAACTAGCACCggtaaataattactcctgcaccgttttcattagtttcagtgaataagtttcgaatgcaacaaggaaacattcatttctatacaaactgccagaatacatggatgcttcaaaataatttccaagtgacgatttctaacgtcgcttttgtttgcagaatgaaaggaatcaacgtgaaatgaaaggaatatgtacgaaagagacgagatatttttcttattgtgcgtgaaaagagaatagacatatttttagcctgcatggttctggttctgttctgagaagcgatagacacattattgagtgacgatgtgctaattgaagtgaaattgtcaggCCCTGGTCACGATAGcatatctggcatccttgtgctGGGTTGTTTACAAATAGAATGGAGTGGAATGAACCATCAAAAAACACGTGATTTaaagcgatcagtatgtcataACACGTATGTCATGTCATAAATcgctccgcatcgcatcgcaccgcatcgcgtttactatgtcctcggccttaATGTAAAACACAGGCGAATGCGTACTTGAACAACCCTAATACTAGAAAAAACAcacttttttacttttaatttttctatCACTGATTTTCAATCAGTGTTCCTAAAGCATCGTTTCTGAAGGGGTCATAGTTCTCCTGTTGTCAATTGAATTTCTgtaattttatttgtaattcGGATCGCTTGCAGTTTTTCTGCTGTAATCTCGCAAGATCATAATTTCCGAAAGCGAGCATTAAAGAAATCAGCGAGACAAACTATGGCCCTGCCATTTAACACTAAAGTTGTAACCAATCGGTTATTTCTGAACAAATGGTATGTAACCCATAGTGCATCTATATCATTGTAGTTTAACCTTGAAAAACAACTCATTGCGTTGCAGTTACAACTTTTGGCGACCTTACGTCAGCGGCCCGGTCGAGGGTGGTCGTGCCAGCAATCCGGACGGCTCCACGGTAAACGTCCCTTCGAAGGAAATAGTGACACCGCTACCTCCCCTGTCCGAACCCATTGCTGACCAACAGCCGGTGCAGTATGCGCGTTCGGGGGATCAAAACAATGTTACCACAGTGACCCGATTGTCGAACGGTTTGAGGGTTGCTTCGGAGAACAGATTTGGCCAGTTCTGTACGGTGGGAGTGGTGATCGATTCGGGCCCCCGCTATGAGCTGGCCTATCCAAGTGGCGTTTCGCACTTTCTGGAGAAACTAGCATTCCAATCGACCGAAGCGTTTAGCGAAAAAGATGTCATCTTCAAGGAGCTCGAGAAACACGGGGGAATATGCGACTGCCAGAGTTCGCGGGATACGTTTGTATACGCGGCAAGCGCGGACAGCCGTGGGCTCGAGTCCGTTACAAGAATTCTGGCTGATGTTGTTCTCCGGCCTAAGTAAGATTGTGAGATTTCGCTTTTAATGATCTTTCATTTGAACTGTTCCTATTATCGTTTAAGATTAGCCCTGGATGAGGTCGAGGCGGCACGCCAGGCAATCAAGTTTGAGTTAGAAACGTTGCAAATGCGACCAGAGCAGGAGCCCATCGTAATGGACATGATTCATGCTGCTGCGTTCCGAGACAACACCTTGGGACTTCCGAAGCTTTGTCCCGCGGAAAACACGGATAAGATTGACAGGAATATGTTGTTGACTTACTTGAAAAATCATCATACACCGGATCGGATGGTGCTAGCGGGTGTTGGAGTTCCGCACGATAAACTTGTCCAGCTGGCGGAGAAATTCTTCGTGGAAGGATCAGCGACTTGGGAGAGCGAGAAAATTGTGGCTAAGGAACCAAAAGGAGTGGACACATCGATTGCACAATATACCGGTGGACAACAGCTCGAGGAGTGTATTATTCCGGTGTATGCTGCCGTGGGACTTCCAGAGCTAGCTCATGTTGTAGTCGGAATAAGAGGGTGCTCCCATCAAGACAAAGATTTCATAGCGGCTTGTGTGTTAAATATTATGATGGGCGGTGGAGGTTCGTTCTCTGCCGGTGGTCCGGGGAAGGGAATGTACACTCGTCTATACACAAATGTCCTGAACCGTTACCACTGGATGTACAGCGCCACTGCTTATAACCATGCTTACGGAGACTCTGGTCTGTTTTGTATCCACGCCACGGCTCCACCAACACACGTGAAGAATCTGGTGGAGGTCATCACGAGGGAACTGTACACGATGCAAACCCGACCGGGAGATCAGGAATTGCGCAGAGCGAAAACACAACTGCAGTCAATGCTGTTGATGAATCTGGAGGCCCGTCCGGTCGTTTTTGAGGACATTGGAAGGCAGGTGTTGGCTACCGGTGAACGGAGGCGACCGGAGCATTTCATTCAGGAAATAGGTAATTAGCGATTCAGATGGTAATGTACTTGATATTAATTTCCGTTTTTGTTCGTGCAGAAAAAATTACCGCGGAGGACATCCAAAACGTGGCAAGGAAATTTCTATCGTCACCGCCAGCCCTGGCCGCTCGTGGTGAAATCAAGGGCATTTACGACGTTAAGGACATTCAAACAGCGCTGTCCAATGAAGGTCGGATGCCCGGTAATCGAAGGTTGTCGCTTTTTAGATAAGGTTGGTActcttcataaaaaaaaacaattcacgtATCTAGAAGACAATGCAAAGCACTGTACTATCCAAGTCAAACTTTTAACGCTAATTGTGAAAAATATCAACTTGattgattcaaaaaaaaaatatcggcgTCAGTTTAGTTccgaaataaataagatatattAGGATTAATAAAAACTAAAATGCGTTTAATTACCGATAATATATCACCATTTCTAGATAAAAGCTTATTCTAGATAAGAAGCTTATTCACGAGATTATAGAAtttgtttgcaaatatcgataGTTTAAAACGCTAATCACATTTTATATCATGAAAATTAAGGCATAATcgcattaaaattcaaaaagagTACCAAAATTTGGGCCTTCAAAGACCACTCTCATTGACAAATCCTCACCCAACAGTCGCATTACAATTTGCAGTTTATTCAGGTTGGTTCATTTGCTGCTCTCTTTACTCACTCaatgatgaaaatatttttaaaatttgaacgaatattttcacatcatgttatttatttacttgaaacacgtatttctgacttttatttaaccatttgtctatgCATTTCTACTATTGTTACTGAATCTTTTTATTATAggtaatataaaattgtcttcaaaaacaacgtgatctttatgtgattttttcaccaccttcaTAAAAAAGAGTGGTaagagttaattttcattcataattttaattttaaaaacattccgCCTAAAGATCAattattctttgacgctcccctaaactattAAACGAATCTCAATCCCGTTTTGTAATCAGCATAGGAAATCAGAAGCACATAAATCATAATCTAATATCAAAAATGAAGTGCATCGAGCGATCCTGCTGCAGTATTTAAACTGCCAATCGCAAAATAAAACTTCCGGATGGATATCCAAACATCTAAGAACTACCTAGCGGAATCATTGGCTACAGGCCATAGCAAATGCTGAACACATTTGCATCAATATTAACTTCAGACAAACAACAATGCGTGAGCCCTAGCTTTATGCTGCCTGAGCAGAAGATGAATGAGattgagagaagagcatagtgtttaggcgagcgagacAATTTCCATGTCACTAAATCACTACTAAATGGATttgctttttcttcttcttcttcttcttgaattatagaggctttaaagtctaaaagttcatttgcctctaatgATTTTCCGAGCGGGAACCGGTTTATATACAGATTAGTGTGTTCAATCAGGGTGTCGACTAAAAACCCGAAAAAAATCCCTGATATTTCCTGATTTCCAgtaatttttaagaaaaattccAGATGTAATCAAATTCCACTAGTACTTCAGCTGTAGTTCCTAAAGCATTTTAGCTTGAACATTGCAATTTAAGAACGTCTGTCGATATCTTCCAATAAATGAATGGTTTGTTTCGCGGACAGATACGGCTGCAAAATAAGCAAACTTAAAATCATATTTAAATAagacccaaaaaaaaataaattgtaaataaagttagtcttaaatctcgaactcacgcgaaagcattggatttcttttttttacggATATAAATTTTCAGTTTGTGATTTTCAATTGTGTTGAATGACGAATGATACAAGAACAGTTCAAAGTTAGCTTGAAGGACCTTTAAACACTAGTGCAGAatgaatcattttcattttattttaacttACTCACTTACTTTTAACTATTAACTTACTCATTAATTAACTCATTTAACGTAAAAGCTTCTTTCTTCAAACTTCCCTTGTCTTCTAGAAAAAGAGAATGAGAATTTCGAACTCGTTGAATTAACTAGCTCAACATTTCTATTGATACTATCCTTCCAAAGTGAAGCAAACCATCATAAACTTGTCGCATAGTACAacccttttttttacaaacgtTTTCTAAAAACATTCGATATCAATGGAAAAGCCATCTCAACGTTGGGGTTTCCACACGAGCGACAGAAGACCATTTTCGATTACGACAAAACCAAGGATATATCAAGGCTTGTAAAAAATGCAATGTGTAAAATATGCAATCTGAAGCTACCCAAATTCAAGAGTTTTTCTTCTACATTTTGAATGCCAGTTGATGCTCGCGTAATATGACCAATCCACGTTGGTACCGTCCATCGACACAAGAAGAACTTagttcaaatatataattccaAGACCTTCTTCAAAAGCTCTCTGATGTTTGAGAACGTTCCAAGAACATTGAcgtcatgtaacgatttatCATCCTTATCTCTTCTCCATCCCAAAATCTTATATCCAGATCCATCTGCAGCCTCTTTGAAATCTTGTTCAAAGTTGTTGTCGTTTGTTgaaaacgaatagtgcgttcggtagcttgaagtgtctgttataaacgtacgaaaacacgtttttgtcactatagtagcTTGCGAGCAGCAGTGTTTGGTTTGGctggaacgtggtttgtagcgcgccggaaatcatgtgtgacgaaaaacacgaacaacaacgcacctgcccataacgcgctgtcggtgaagcaatttttagccgataagggcattcgtactcgccagatctagccccatgcgtcttttgacgtagaactacgtctttcattaagggtgccaaatccgaAAACAGGtcgcgtttttatgaaataaagttaacgttaataactatttttaccgcgaactgattttggcgatttacatatcaaacgaatcggaaattccccaagatttgtttaatatgctatacattagaatctcctggtttgtaaatggttaaaatacatgaaaactttaagcgttttcattttcccatacatttgttctgtccatttgtgtgctttcccgaacagaactgtcaataacgagcaacttatcgacgagcagcgaaggggaaatcgtaggatttaaagtctccgtgaacaaaggaaaagaagaacaatgaagaggaatacttgcctatagtataaacagtggatctcgctgaggcaaactttcattcggtatcggactgttgagcaatccagttgctttgctttcgctgcgcttcgatctaagattggaccccaccagtggtaatccaacttggatatcgtcgtgtggttttttcagttcatttttggcgttattcgtatcgtgtgtttttctttccgcgtcataaattggacgcttcgcgtagtatgtgatgagcaagaagaagaggaaggctggctcgagcactgcaaaaagcgaacgcattgccaggggcaatcaaatttcgaggcaagcgtcatctagtgaggaacgcgatgttggtgcagtgaaaagtgctcgcactgaaccgagccttcgcgagtgtgacaccgcatcgaacaatagCGAAGtcggcgacttcggcgcgtcggacGAAAATATAAACGCCTTTacacaggcagcaaccaaaatcaaccccgctggtggtgaaggcggtcgctcttgacaaactcatcagcgaattcgcatcgacggGGTGTTACACcggagtacaagctgtgtggcataattcagtctttttccaagaagttaacattgtttgtttttcatcaTCATAAGGACttcattggtgcctttgacattgcatgaatgcattaaactgacgttatggcgaagcaggcattaaggttgtgcaccaaaaatcatttggggaataccaagcatcttgaatgtcgtactggaatgttataagttatttgggtttgcGTGCCAGgcccaaaactgccttcaactaggattgcgttaaacttgatcataataaagcaatACTACTGTttccgaggttgttgatattaacaaaaagagtttatttcacttgtttagacaccaagaaagtaaatgtcgttcggGAATGttatatgtgattaggtttcgcttgccagtagaaaaacttccttcactaagggtggcagctgcgcttatctcgagcatgagaaagtaatgcaacttttttcgaggccagtaatataaacagaatcgtttcttttgagaataacgcaaaataatcagaagtgtttatattcctagtagtttcaagccaccaatatatGGCTCGGTATgcgtgctatggcgaacgcttgtttggcgcttggtttacgttgtacgaacgatgcctagaggtgcaattccactgaagcaatactaaataacatgtagcatgatattgatacttgcatgtgttgtcattgttgttgtttcctcgcggtgccaaCGATattttgatgtagttatgagatgtggaataatggtgctgatgcaacatgtatataatcgactgtagccgagtctatgtcaattgcgaaaaaggccaccggaatagcgttcgatgtaaattttcaatgcattgacatgaaattaattacgacatatgatcagctagtgtattgttctgcgaggccAAGAATGACATCAATCAAttttcgtcaactgattctaccgccatatgagccttgataaaaatatatattttggaaaaaaaaactgattctacaatgaaataacatttcagagattattctactaagctactaagcaaaatttcacagcactatagaataatatccgaagatataaacaagcgagtagttctacgtcaacaatgcggtcgtatcttggacacaacctcccatatttttttgacgtagaactacgtctttcaggaagggtgccaaatcagaaaacaggtcacgtttttatgaaataaagttaacgttgataactattttcactgtgaacgaattcacatgatttgcataccaatcgaatcggacatTCTCTAAGAATTGTTtgctatgctatacattacaattcgctaatctctgaacggttaaaattcatgaaaactggaagaacttcctttttcccatacatatgttcgaccgatttgtgtgctaaccctacccgtatgtcgaatgcttataactcgaacatttcttaacagattggaaagatgtttgcatcaagtgataggaaatatttctgcgcgtctatcacaaataataaaatattatttttcatgagatgaacaattgaataactgtaaaatgtaactgccaagttttgattagcccgatttacggtttccccaacacagacttctaaatcgatatacctgtggaaatccgctttgcaaatatacatgcaagttggaggtatgtttgttcccaccgagctgtgtttccctaacacggacttcaaaatcaatgtgcctgggggaatccgcttcgtcaaaacatgcaagtcgggggtattttttcccactgagctatgtttccctaacacggacctcaaaattaattttcctgggggaatccgctttgcaaaaatatgcaagtagtgatgtctaaattttgtcacatattcgattatcgattaatcgttggggcattttccaatattcgattcattcgaataattgtctttcaatattcgattaatagAACGAATATTTACTTCttgaaataatcacgtatcacgttgtcattctaGTTGCGTGGTCTATCGAcgtcgatgttagatggttggataaaaaaatatatagcctaATTATTagcctaaaaatgcattaaccttgagtAAGATTCCACCTTTAactaatcgcgattacagtgacaattattcaatgtattcatattttgatttcaaattattcgatacaagaTTAATcaattataatttcagatattcgattatttgaattaatcgaacgattaaccgacgtctctacatgcaagtcgggggcaattTTTGGtgtcgagtacttttgtactcgctttgtactgagaagcctgggaaaatcgtcatttcagatactagaggtgaatgaa from Toxorhynchites rutilus septentrionalis strain SRP chromosome 3, ASM2978413v1, whole genome shotgun sequence encodes:
- the LOC129776442 gene encoding mitochondrial-processing peptidase subunit alpha, whose product is MALPFNTKVVTNRLFLNKCYNFWRPYVSGPVEGGRASNPDGSTVNVPSKEIVTPLPPLSEPIADQQPVQYARSGDQNNVTTVTRLSNGLRVASENRFGQFCTVGVVIDSGPRYELAYPSGVSHFLEKLAFQSTEAFSEKDVIFKELEKHGGICDCQSSRDTFVYAASADSRGLESVTRILADVVLRPKLALDEVEAARQAIKFELETLQMRPEQEPIVMDMIHAAAFRDNTLGLPKLCPAENTDKIDRNMLLTYLKNHHTPDRMVLAGVGVPHDKLVQLAEKFFVEGSATWESEKIVAKEPKGVDTSIAQYTGGQQLEECIIPVYAAVGLPELAHVVVGIRGCSHQDKDFIAACVLNIMMGGGGSFSAGGPGKGMYTRLYTNVLNRYHWMYSATAYNHAYGDSGLFCIHATAPPTHVKNLVEVITRELYTMQTRPGDQELRRAKTQLQSMLLMNLEARPVVFEDIGRQVLATGERRRPEHFIQEIEKITAEDIQNVARKFLSSPPALAARGEIKGIYDVKDIQTALSNEGRMPGNRRLSLFR